In a single window of the Paraclostridium sordellii genome:
- a CDS encoding DUF5592 family protein: MYIIPSEINSETKIFKNVYLIDMLFMLVAFVLTMSFSSIVNPKVVVPYYICSFVLTIFLVLKSQTNPGLRNYKAIYLMIIRCRGTYQSLDWNTEREG; encoded by the coding sequence ATGTATATAATTCCATCTGAAATAAATTCAGAAACTAAAATATTTAAAAATGTATATTTAATAGATATGTTATTTATGCTAGTAGCTTTTGTTTTAACTATGTCTTTTTCAAGCATAGTTAATCCAAAGGTTGTAGTACCATATTATATTTGTTCTTTTGTACTTACAATATTTTTAGTATTGAAAAGCCAAACAAATCCTGGCTTAAGAAACTACAAAGCTATTTATCTAATGATAATAAGATGTAGAGGGACTTATCAATCTTTAGATTGGAATACAGAAAGAGAGGGCTAA
- a CDS encoding pLS20_p028 family conjugation system transmembrane protein: MDILQILTSYTPFFKIGNVISDFLRWILWALVSILCNLSDGVEKIVNKIYSLNNFFNKSEIQQIIDKFKPALWVVLTISVLYIGYKLVIDREFKGERIFQNFILSFMVILALPAFMVQMNKITSSAINVANEGIKVEEQTTTARSIIKDNIYDLKYLEKQGFKLNGDLNDSKTKTNNLNPENILRININSTIDRGFLDKEIFKKKIEIDENGKEQVVDLEKSFFGFIEEQYYRFNFNFLTMIIMIICLIVTFVLTSIKIARIIIELGFKKVFAMMLAFGDIASGQKLKTVLKDILSSFGIIFATSILLKLYMVSTTWINTIDANILVKIIFIIASSLMVIDGPNIIERVLGIDAGIKSGWSLVAGAYTGAKTMSSIGSKLGNSMSAVAGGAKGVYDGFNSSTLEDESKSLKDSNSNNDSKTNSSESKSDNNSTSNNLNSNETGRTLSEESQNSQDSNNLSSNEASDNSNLPTNASSEEYLNENSNNISSEYGEASSLSDDMNSNVGSSYKEQETLSDNVNASDNNDLNNEYSKDGVQSSLESENKVNDTSLGNESNKDSVHQSLESEGKASDNSSINDSVSSNTSDSSKGSDSKSISDTEQKPLDSNIKSDNNLNSQSMNDSSNKPVGNSESLKTGKSDKDVVKNSEKLETRGLGQYAKDTLKDSKKGQIAKKHYNLGVNTGKAFRNYMDKKSGKVSK, encoded by the coding sequence ATGGATATCTTACAGATATTAACTAGCTATACTCCATTTTTTAAAATTGGAAATGTAATTTCTGATTTTTTAAGATGGATTTTATGGGCTTTAGTATCAATATTATGCAATCTATCAGATGGAGTTGAAAAAATAGTAAATAAGATATATTCATTGAATAATTTTTTTAATAAATCTGAGATTCAACAAATTATAGACAAATTCAAACCTGCTTTGTGGGTTGTATTAACTATATCTGTTTTGTATATAGGATATAAATTGGTTATAGATAGAGAATTTAAAGGAGAGCGTATATTTCAAAACTTTATATTATCTTTTATGGTAATACTAGCTTTACCAGCTTTTATGGTTCAAATGAATAAGATAACTTCTTCTGCTATTAACGTAGCTAATGAAGGAATAAAAGTAGAAGAACAGACAACTACTGCTAGGAGCATAATAAAGGATAATATTTATGATTTAAAATATTTGGAAAAACAAGGATTTAAACTAAATGGAGATTTAAATGATAGTAAAACGAAAACAAATAACTTAAATCCTGAAAATATATTAAGAATAAATATAAATTCAACAATTGATAGAGGATTTTTAGATAAAGAAATATTTAAAAAGAAAATTGAAATTGATGAAAATGGAAAGGAACAAGTTGTAGATTTAGAAAAATCATTCTTTGGGTTTATAGAAGAGCAGTATTACAGATTTAATTTTAACTTTTTAACTATGATAATAATGATAATTTGTTTAATAGTAACATTTGTTTTAACAAGTATAAAAATTGCTAGAATAATTATAGAATTAGGATTTAAAAAGGTATTTGCTATGATGCTTGCATTTGGAGATATAGCCTCGGGGCAAAAGTTAAAAACGGTATTAAAAGATATTTTATCATCTTTTGGGATAATTTTTGCTACATCAATACTTTTAAAACTATATATGGTAAGTACAACATGGATAAACACAATAGATGCAAATATTCTTGTGAAGATAATTTTTATAATAGCATCTTCTCTTATGGTTATAGACGGACCGAATATAATTGAAAGAGTATTAGGCATAGATGCAGGGATAAAGAGTGGTTGGAGTCTTGTTGCAGGGGCATATACAGGAGCGAAAACTATGAGTTCAATAGGAAGTAAGTTAGGAAATTCTATGTCAGCAGTTGCTGGCGGAGCTAAGGGTGTATATGATGGATTTAATTCTTCTACGTTAGAGGATGAGAGTAAATCATTAAAAGATAGTAATTCAAATAATGATTCTAAAACGAATAGCAGTGAAAGTAAATCAGATAATAACTCAACTTCTAATAACTTAAATTCAAATGAAACTGGAAGAACCTTATCTGAAGAAAGTCAAAACTCACAAGATAGTAATAACTTATCTAGTAATGAAGCATCTGATAATAGTAATTTACCTACCAATGCATCTAGTGAGGAATATTTAAATGAAAATAGTAACAATATTTCTTCTGAATATGGCGAAGCATCTTCATTGTCAGATGATATGAATAGTAATGTAGGCTCATCATATAAAGAGCAAGAAACACTTTCAGACAATGTAAATGCTAGTGATAATAATGATTTAAATAATGAATATAGTAAAGATGGTGTTCAATCTTCATTAGAAAGTGAAAATAAAGTTAATGATACATCTTTAGGTAATGAATCTAACAAAGATAGTGTTCATCAGTCATTAGAGAGTGAAGGTAAGGCTAGTGATAATAGTTCAATTAATGATAGTGTTTCTAGTAATACTAGTGATTCATCTAAAGGAAGTGACTCAAAATCTATATCAGATACAGAGCAAAAACCTTTAGATTCTAATATTAAATCAGATAATAATTTAAATAGCCAATCAATGAATGATTCATCAAATAAACCAGTTGGAAATAGTGAATCATTAAAAACTGGTAAATCTGATAAAGATGTTGTCAAAAACTCTGAAAAGTTAGAAACTAGAGGATTAGGACAATATGCAAAAGATACCCTTAAAGATAGTAAAAAAGGTCAAATTGCTAAAAAGCATTATAACCTAGGTGTAAACACAGGGAAAGCATTTAGAAACTATATGGATAAAAAGAGCGGAAAGGTGAGTAAGTAG